The genomic stretch GTTGTGTTCCCAGTCCATTCCCGTGCTGGCGATGGGGACCGAGGCGACCGTATCGAGCGCGATGATCTCGTTGGCCAGCCGTTGCAGGTCCGCGAAGCTGCGGGCGGCCGTACGCGTGGCGCCTGCCGCGCCGACCGCGGATCGGGCGGTGGACCGGGTACGTGCCGACGCGCTGGGCGGAAGGGCGGCGACCACCTGCTCGCTCGCCTTGTCGTACCAGACGCCGGCCCACTGCGCCGGGTCCTTGACCATCCTCCGGTTGAGATCCTCGATGCGCTTGATGGCCTCTTCCGGTGGCTCCACCGGTTCGGACGTGTCGGCAAGGGGAGCGAGCGGGCGGTCGTACGCGCTCGCGGGAACGGCAGGGCTCAGGGAGAGCGTGGCCACGGCGATCGTGGAGGCGAAGATCGCTAATCCGCGGCGGCTCGTTGGACGGACACTGACCACTGGACGGCTCCTTCAGGGTTGCCGGGGGAGGGGCGACCACGGCGCTCCGCTGACCGCGCCCCGATTACGGGTCGGACCGTAATCGGGGTCAACGATCTCGGTCAACCGTGGCGAGCGCGGGCTGTGTGACCAGGCATTTCGGCCTTTCCCGAGCTGTGGCCTGGATCGTTTGCCCAGGTCGGAGGGGTTGGTCGACACACGTGAAACGCCCGGCACCTATCTGCCGGGCCCGGCATGTTCCTGCCTGAACACCGAATCGGTGACCCCACCCTGCGAGCGCGACCGAGAAGGGGGATGGGCCACGGCCCCAGCGGATGCCTTACTCGCTGGGGACGGGGGGCGTTCACGACGTTGGGCCGCCAGCACGTACGGGTGGGCAGCTCCGGCCGCTGGGTCAGGGTGTGCTCGATGCGCTCCAGCTTGGTCTCGACGCATTTATCTCGATCGGTGATATCTGCCGGTTCGGATTGCTTCTGGCTCCTTGGGATGACCCAGCGATGCAATGGACGAGATCATCAGGAAGGAGCCGAGATGTCTTTGACCAGCCCTCACACCTGGGATGCGGTGGTCGTCCCAGAGGGTTCGGCGGAAGTGGTGGAGCTGTCGCAAGGGGGTGCGTTCCGGTTGCTGGTCGACGCCAGCGCGACCAGCCGCGCGTTCAGCGCGAACCGCCTCACGCTGAGCCTTGGCGTCGACGGCGCCAAGCCGCATTACCACGCATTGTCGTCAGAGTTGTTCTACGTGCTCGCAGGGACGACGGAGTTCCTGCTCGGCGAGCGGATCGTCACCGCTGGGCGAGGAAGCCTGGTCGCCGTTCCGCCGAAGGTGGTCCACGCCTTCGGCGCGGCCCCGGACTCGACGGCCGACCTGCTCGTGATCATGGCGCCCGGGGTCGAGCGGTTCGAATACTTCAGGCGGCTCGGGCGGATCTCGCACGGCCAGGACTCCTTTGACAGCCTGCTGCCCGAGCAGGACCGCTTCGACGTCCACTTCGCCGACTCCACGGCCTGGCCGCGGGCGCGGGCCCGATGACCGGGATCGTTCGGGAAGAGAGAAGGCAGCCATGACATCCAGGCTTGTCGATCGAGCGTCCGCCAAGGCGGCCGTCTCGGTCGGGGCCGTCTCGGCCGCCATCCGGCTTGGCACGCTGTTCGGGCCCGCCGTGTTCGGCGTCACAGCGGCCGGTGTGGCCCTGCCGGAGGTGGCGCTCGCCTTGCGTGCCGGGCCCGCCGTGGCCTGGGTCCTCACCGTCCATGCGCTCGCGCTGGGCATCGGCACCGCGGTGTTCGGGCGGCTGGCCGACTCGTGGGGAGTCCGGGCGGCCTTGGCCGTCGGTTCATTCGTTCTCGCCGCCGGCACGCTGGCCTGCTTCGCCGCGCCGAACCTGGGCCTGCTGATAGCGGGCCGTCTGGTCCTGGCGGCCGGATCGGGCGCGATGACCTCCTGCGCCCTGGCTCTCCTGGCCGCTGCCGACACGGCCGAGCGGCCCAAGCTGCTGGCCACGTACGGCGGGATCATGGCGATCTTCGCAGCCGGCGCCACACTGGCCGGCGGGATCGCGACCACCTGGCTGTCGTGGCGGGTCACGCTGGTCCTCCCGGCGCTCTCCCTGCTCGCCGTGCCGTTCTGTGTGCCCCTGGCCACCAGGCGGGGCTCGCGTCGGCCGATCGACGCGATCGGCGCGGCCCTGCTCACGCTCGCGGTCAGTTCGCTGGTGTTGCTGATCCAGTCGCAGGCGCTGAGCCTGCCGCTTGGGGCCGTCGCGGCGATCGGGGGCGTGGTCGCGCTGTGCGCCTTGGGCCTGAACCGGCGGGTACGACGCCGTCCGGAGGGTTTCGTGCCGCTGCCGGTGGCAACCGACGCGGGGTTCTGGCTGGCGGCGCTCATCGGTACCGGCGTCTACGGCGGCCTGTTCGCCATGATGTACGCGGCACCCCAGATCCTGGGCAAGACCTACGGCTGGGCTGTGCTGTCCATCGGATTCGCCCTGCTGCCGGGTGCCGTGTTGGGCGCCGTGTCATCGCGGAGGGCAAGCAGGCTCGGAACCGTGACAAGCCGCCGGCTCCTGGCAGGCGTCGCCGCCGCCACTGCGGCCGCCATGGCGATCGCCGGTACGGCGGGCGGCGGCCCGTACATCCTCGTCGCGGCGACCTCGCTGGCGTTGGCGTCGTTCGCCGTCACCCAGGTGGTCATCACCGGGGAGATGTCGGCCCGGCTGCCGATTCCCCGGCGCGGCGCCGGGATGGGGCTGCTCAACCTCACCTTCTTCGTCGGCGGCGGCATCGGCTCCGCCGTCGCAGGGGCGCTGGCCCCATGGATGGGGTTGCCCGGCTCAGTCGCCGCCACCGCCTGCTTCCCCTTGATCGCGGCGGTGGTGGCGCTGACCCGGGTACGCCCACCCCGGCAGTAGTCCCTTCCCGAAGCGGCCGCAGGCCCGGCTCATCCGCCTGGGTCCCCGCCCGTAGCCGATGGCGCCTGGCCCGGTAGCAGCTGGGGCTTGAGCGCGGTGAGGAGCTGTCTGATCGGAGCAGCCAGCGGTGCGGCGCGGACGGCGAGAGAGGTCACGACGGCGGGCTCGGCCAGCGGGCGGACGGCGATTCCCGGTACGGAAGGAAATCCCGAGACCTCGTAGAAGACGGTCCAGGAGGGAGCGTCGGTGGCCATCTCGGAGAGCGTCTCGCGCAGACTGGTGAACGGCGGTCCCGGCGGCGGTGCGATACCGGCGGCGCGGCAGGCCGCGGTGATCAGATCGTGGAAGGGCGGATTCTTCTCGCGCGGAGCCAGCCGCAGCGGCAGGCAGGCGAGCTGTTCCAGACGCAGCCGAGGCTCAGCGGCCAGCACGTGGTCGGCGGGGAGCGCGGCGAACAAGGGATCGGTCCACACGGGGATAAGCCGCAGGCCGGGCACTGCCGCCTGAGCGCGGACCAAGGCGGCCTCCAGCCGTCCCTCCCGGACTGCGGCCAGCCGCTCGGCCGGCGGGGCCTGCTTGAGCCGCACCCGGAGCCGGGGTGCGATCACGGCCAGCTCGGCGAGGCCGCGGGAGAGCCGGTCTCCCGTGCTGTGGATCGCGCCCAGCCGCAGGACGCCGTCGGTACCGTCGGCGATGCCGGCCGCCACCCCTCGCAGACGATCCGCCGCCCCCAGCACGGTCCGCACCTCCGGCAGCAGCCGCTCTCCCGCAGCCGAGAGGCGCACATGGCGGGTGGAGCGGTCGAACAGCCTCACCCCCAGCTCGCGTTCGAGCCTGCGGACCTGCTGGCTCACCGCGGACTGCACGATGTTGAGGCGTTCGGCGGCCCGGGCGAAGCCACCCTCTTCCGCGACCGCGACAAAGTACTGAAGCTGCCGGAGTTCCACTCATCCTCCCGCCATCACCGCCGTTCGCGTGGGCTCCTGCCTGGTTCTGGAGCGTACATGGGCAGCAGACCAAGCGGACGGCCCCTGCTCGCTTGAGTGCTGACTTGGGTGCGAGTGGCGCTCCGTACACTGCCGGGGAGTCGCACACGGCGTAGGGGGTTTGTAGACGTGTCAGATCTGGAGATCGTTGCAGAGGCCGCCACGCTGGTGTCGTGGGGAACCGCTCAACGAGGTCACCGCCCATCTCAAGCATCGCGTGCTCTGAGCGCCAAGCGCCTGGCCGCGTTATGCGCAGCTGCCATCCTAGGCGCGGGGTGCGCCGCCGTGCCGCCGCCCCGCGGTGCACCCGCGCCGACCGCCACCTCCCCCAGCGTCGCCGCGGCAACCCCCAAACCCTCTCCAGTCCGTACGACCCGGGGCCGGGGCTGGCGGCTCGAGTACGTCGGCGACCAGCGCGGAATCCGGCTGAATGCGGTCGCAGCCAGCGGCCCGCGCGACGTGTGGGCGCTCGGCAGCCCGGACGAAGGCACCGGCCAACTGCTGCTCCTGCACTTCGACGGCCAGCGTTGGCGCGAGCGCCCTGCACCCGAGGTGACGTGGGACTCCAAAGATTACGAGAGGTTTCCCGCGCTGGTGGCGACCGGACCGCGCGACGCCTGGATCTTCGCCGCCACCTCCGCTTTGGCCGCGCACCACTGGGACGGCGAGCGCTGGAGCAGGGTCCCGCTACCGGACATGGACTACGACCGGGGCGAGCGGGCCGGTGCCACCGCCCTCGCGCCCGACGACATGTGGCTGGTGGTTGGAGATCACGCCGCGCACTGGGACGGGCGAGCCTGGACGGTCATGCGCCTGCCCGCCTGGGCGGCGTCGGTGTCGGCCGCGACGCCCGACCAGGTGTGGGCGGTCGGCAGCACCAGCCAGCCGCTCGCGCAGGGGAGCTCCGGCTCACAGGCGGCGACCATGCGCTGGGACGGCCGGTCATGGCAGCTGGTCCCCGCGCCTGAGGACCGCACGCCGAGCAAGGAGATCAACAGCCAGGGCAAGCCGGACGGCAGCATCCCGTCGATCATGCTCACCCAGGTCGTCGCCCACGGTCCCGGCAACGTGTGGGCGATCGGCACCCGCACGGTGTTCGACTACGAGGACGGCAGCAGCAGTACCACGATCGCCATGCGCTGGGACGGCATGGCCTGGTCGCTGGTTCCGGGCTCGGCCGACGTCAGCGCGTCCGGCTCCGACGGCGCAAACGGGATCATCCTGGTCGACTCGGAGGCCGCCGAGAGCGGCTTGAGCGGAACCATCCGTGTCGCGCCCGACGGCAGCCGGACCGAGATACCGCCGATGGCGGGGGCGAACCGCAGGCGCGAGGTCGGCGTCTCCGCGGTGAGCGCGGTGCCCGGGACGAGGACGGTCTACGCAGTCGGCCTCGCCTATGGCAAGAACTTCGGCCCCATGATCGCCCGCTACCGCTGAGTTCCACCCGCGTGACGGTCGGCCAATCCACTACCCATGACCTCGACACCGGCGACCACATGGTCATCAAGCGCCACGCCAGCTTACTTCTTCAGCCAGTTCGAGAACCTCTCGGTCAGGTTCTTCGGCCCGTCCGCGAGCCTCTGCATCCCGCGTGCGACTACCTGAGCGAGGTGTTCACCGGCCGGCACCCCATCTTCGCTCGGCGACGCCGCCCACCTCATGCCGCCCTTCGGCATCGGCGCCAACCTCGCCCTGATCGACGGCAGCGACCTGGCCACAGCCATCGCGACCCACCCCGACCTCGGCCAGGCCACCGCTGCTTACGAACAGATCATGCTGCCCAACCCCCGAGCAGACCGCGCCCCGGCACAACGCGCGCATCGTCACCCGCGCCAAGACCCACACGGCGATCATCGAGCTCAAGAACGGCCCCGGCCAGGGCGACATCCTCATCCTCGCCCCAACGCCCCCGAACCATCCTGCCCCTAACCCAACGATAACAATACCGGTATTGATATCCCGGGGGTGTAGAATGGAGGCATGGTACGACCTCCGCTCACTCCCGAGGAACGCCTGCGCGGCGAACACCTCGGCCACCTGCTGCGCCAAGCCCGCGGCGAGCGCAGCATCGTCGAGGTCGCCGCGGCCGCCGGCATGTCCGCCGAGACCCTCCGCAAGATCGAAACCGGCCGGATCGCCACACCCGCGTTCTTCACCATCGCCGCGCTGGCCGACGTGCTCGGTGTCTCCCTCGACCAGCTCGCCACCCGCTCCACCCCCGCACCCACCTGACAACCGGGGGAGCAGCGGGCACGCCCGCCTCGGCCGGCCATGCCCCGGACGAGCCGGGCAGCCCGCCGTACGCCGGACAGGCCCGGCAGCGTCACGCGCCGGACGGGCCGGGGGCAGCGCCCTCCTAAACCAGCGCCAGCTGCGCCACCCGAGGCTCACGCCGCTGCGCCACCACCGGGCCGCACTCCATCCCGTACACCCGGCACAACTGCGCGATCTGCCCCGTGATCCGCCCCTCATAATCGGCCGACGGCAACCCCGACCGGTCGTACAACTCCTCATAACGGGTCACCAACTGCGGATGCGCCCGCCCCAGCCACTCCAGATACCACGCCCGCGTCCCCGGCGGCAGCCGGAGCACCACCGGCTCCACCGCCCGCACACCCGTCCCCGCGATCCGCCGCACCGTCGCCGCCAGCTGATCGGCCGCATCACTCAACAGCGGCAACACCGGCGCCATCAGCACCCGGACCGCCACCCCCGCCTCCACCAGCGACGACACCAGCTCCAGGCGGGCCTGCGCCGTCGGCGCGCCCGGCTCCACGGCCCGCCGGATCCGCTCATCGACGAACGCGATCGACACCGCCACCTGCGCTCCCGCCTCCGCCAGCAACGCGGCATCACGCAACACCAGCGCACCCTTGGTGTAGACGGTGAACGGCACCCCCGCCTCCGCCAGCGCCCCGATCACCCCCGGCATCAACCGGTAGGTCTCCTCCGCCGCCTGGTAGCAGTCACCACTGACCCCGACCGCCAGCTCCTCACCACCCCAGCGCGCCAGATCCGCCCGCAACCGCGCCACCGCGTTCGGCTTCACCACGATCCGCGTGTCGAAATCCCGCCCCGCGTCCAAACCCAGCCGGCGATGACCCGCGCGGGCGCCACAGCCGCGGCAGGCATGGGCGCACCCACGGTAGGGAGAGACGGCCCACCGCTGCGCGATGCCCGCGGCCTGCGGCACCCGCTCGATCATCGTGCGGGCCTGCATCTCAAGGAAATCACCGCGCACCACCGCGCGCCGCTCGATCAGCGGACGATCGTCGGCGGCGTCAACAAGCGGAAGCGCGTCCCAACCCACACCGTCCAGTGGAACACGTATTCGACTACGTTTTCAAGCAGTTCCGCCCATCGCGCAAGCGGGGGAGAGCCGGGGAGAGGCCGCACCGGCCGCACGACCACCGCCCACCCCCGCCCCGCGACCGGCGGCGGCCCCCGGGATAAACTGGGACACCCGTACCACTTTTCCTCCTGGGGGACACCCATGGCCTGGCTCCTGCTCGCCCTCGCCATCGCCTCCGAAGTCCTGGCCACCTCCGCACTCAAACTCAGCAACGGCTTCACCCACCTCGGCTGGACCCTCCTCGTCGCCGCCGGCTACATCACCTCCTTCACCCTGCTGTCCCAAGCACTCAAACTCCACCTCGAGATGGGCACCGCCTACGCCATCTGGTCAGGCGCCGGCACCGCCGCCATCGCCCTCATCGGCGCCGCCTTCCTGGGCGAGACCCTCACCCCCCTCAAGATCGCCGGCATCCTCCTCATCGTCGGCGGCGTCGTCGTCCTCAACCTCGCAGGTGGCCAGTGAACCGGCAGCCCGCCCCCGCACCCCACACCGCCACCCAAGCCCGCGGCCGCCGCCGCCGCGCCACCCTCCTTGACGCCGCAGTCGACCTGCTCACCGAAGGGGGATTCGCCGCCATCACCCACCGCGCCGTCGCCCAGCGCGCCCGCCTGCCCCTGGCCGCCACCACCTACTACTTCACCTCCCGCGACCAGCTCCTGGCCGAAGCCTTCGCCCAGCTCGTCGACACCGAACTGGCCACCACCCGCACCTGGATCACCGACCACGGCCTGACCGGCCTGCCCGACCACCTCGCCACCGCCGACCGCACCCGCCAGCTCGGCCTGTGGGAGCTGTACGTCCACGCCGGCCGCGACCCCGCACTCCGGCAGATCGCCCGCCGCTGGACCGACGGCTGCATCCACCTCATCGCCGACGCCCTCCACCTCGGCCACACCGACCCCCGCGCCCGCCTCCTCTACACCACCGTCTCAACCCTCTGGCTGGAACACATCGTCGAACAACGCCCCCTCGACGACACCCGCAGCCTGCTCACCCTCGCCATCGAAAACACATTGCGCCCCCCATGACCCCTCCCTACACTGCCTGCGTGCTCCAACCCCGCTACCCGATCACCACCGAGCGGCTCCTCCTGCGCCCCTTCACCGAGGCCGACCTCGACGCCGTCCACGCCTACGAATCCCGCCCCGACGTCGCCCGCTACCTCTACTGGCAGCCCCGCGACCGCGACACCTCCCGCACCTTCCTCGACAAAAAGATCACCCGCACCGCGGTGCACGACGAAGGCGACGCCCTCGACCTGGCCATCACCCTGCGCCACACCGGCCCCGACAACGGCCGCGTCATCGGGTCGGTCCTGCTCATCTGGACCAGCAAAGAGCACCGCCAAGGCGAGATCGGCTACATCCTCCACCCCGACCACCACGGCCACGGCTACGCCGCCGAAGCCGCCCGCGTCATGCTCCACCTCGGCTTCCACGACCTCGGCCTGCACCGCATCACCGGCCGCCTCGACGCCCGCAACACCGCCTCCGCCCGCGTCCTGGAAAAACTCCACATGCGCCGCGAAGCCACCCTCATCGACAACGAATTCGTCAAAGGCGAATGGGCCAGCGAAGCCATCTACGCCATCCTCGACACCGAATGGGCGGCATGACCATCCACCACCTCGCCCTGGCCGCCGACTGGCACACCGCCCAGCACACGGGGGAGTACCGCATCTCCACCCTCGGCCGCACCCTCGAGGAAGAAGGATTCATCCACTGCAGCCGCGACCTGGCCCAGCTGCGCGACGTCCACACCGCCTACTACCTGCACGTCAGCGCACCGCTGCTGATCCTCGACATCGACCCCACCGGGCTCGACGTCCGCACCGAAAACGGCTACCCCCACCTGTACGGGCCCCTGCCCGTGACCGCCGTCACCGCCGTCCGCCCCTACACCACCCAGCCCGGCACCGGGCAGGGAGATCACCGGCCACAATGACCGCTATGGACACCCGCACGGCAGCCCAGCGCTTCGCCGACACCTGGCAACACGGCTGGACCCACCACGACGTCGACGCCATCACCGCCCTCTACCACGACGACGCCGTCCACACCAGCATGCCGTTCCGGCCCCCGCACCACGGCAAACACGCCATCGCCGACTACATCGCCTGGTCCTTCGCCGGCGAAAACGACCCCACCGTCGCCTTCGCCACCCCCATCGCCGACGGAGACCACGCCGTGATCGAATTCCGCGTCCACGCACACGACAACGCCGGCCACCCCACCACCCTGGCCGGCTGCGTCATCGCCCGCTTCGACACCGACGGGCTCGCCGTGGAAACCCGCGACTACTGGCACACCGCCGACGGCCACCTCTGACACGACCCGGCGACGGGGGAGCGGCTCATCGCACCACCCGCAACGGCGCACCACCAGGAAGCCCACCGGCCACCGCGGGCGGCCTCGGCGCCGGCTGCGCGCGTACCACCGGCTCCGGACGCGCCACCTGCTGCGTCTGCTCCGCCGCCTCACCACGCCGCTCGGCGCAACCGCCCCCGCAGTACCCGTTGGTCACGATCAGGCGCCCCCGGAGCGCGGTGTACGCCTCCTTGCCTGAAGCGGGCAGTACACCTTGACATATCGGGCATAGCACCGACTGGCTCCCCACGTGCTGCTCCTCTCGCGGCGCGAATAGCAGGAGCTCCACCCTATGACCAGACCCGGCGCCAAAGACAGCGAATCAACACAAGGTCAAAGCCACCGTCAAACCGCCGGCCCGGCACGGCGACGACCCACACGGCGGGACGCGGGGCGGCAAATGCGCCGCTCAGCGCGCCGCCGCCGCCTCCCGCCGCCGGCTCCCGGAGCGACCGGTTCGCCCTGTAGGGACGGAAGAGACATTCATCACTAGACCCTCTGTCCTCAACCGTCGAGGGAGTGCCGGGGAGCCCCCGAACCAGCGTTACTTGACATAATGTCCATTATCAAGCAACTAACGAACCATCGCATAAACCCCGAACTCCTGGGAAGACGCACTCCATGCCACCCCTGGAGATCACGACCCCGGGCATCATCGCGCTCACGGCCGTCATCACCGCAGCCGCCATCTGGCTCATCATCGTCGCCGCCCGCCTGACCCAGCGGCCCCGCAACCGTCCCAACCCCAGCATCGACCTGGTCGACCAAGCCCGCGAGCTCAAAGCCCTCGGCCAGATCCAGGAAGCCGTCTTCCTCGTGCGCGGCGAAACCGGCATGAGCCAAAGCGCCGCCGCGCGCTTCGTCAACCGCCTGTGAGGCCGCTTCCTGTGCGGGTCGCGAGGCCGCTTCCCCGGCGTGCCCAGGCGTGGTGATGACCGGTGCGCCGGCGCGTGCCGCACGACACCGACAGAGCTGCTCAAATAGGGATATTTAGTGCGATACAAGACAGAAGTGGGATTCTGTTTGGTATAGGCAGTTTGTTACGTTTGCCCACTTTTGTGTCGCTTCAGGATCGGCCGCAGTGGTGCGCCTTCCCCTGTGAGGAGCGCCGTCGCAGCCGTCGCCAGGCATGCCGCGAGCTGCGCGCCCGGCATCGCGCTGAAAGAAGACGGTGGGCCGGACTTCAGCGGCCTCTGCCTCTCCCCCGCCCTGGCTGGTCCGGAAGGGGGACGGCCGGAATACGGCAGAAAGACACCACGGGTGACGTCTTCGCTGGTCAGAGACGACTGGGCGCGTCGGTAACCCGTGTGCGTCTCAGGAGTCGGCGGCGGCTTGAACGGGGTCGGAGGTGAGATCGAGCAGGCGCTGGGCCTGCTGAAGGAGACGCTGGGCTTCCTGCCGGAGTTGCTCGCGTACGGGGTCTGTCCCACTGATGTAGTCGGCCTGTCGGTAAGGGAGCTGCCACGAGACGTCATCTGTGATGTTCGTGCAGGCGGCACCGTGTGCCTGGGCTGACTCGTCGTCTTTTCGAGTTCGTCGGGCCAACGCTGGGCGCGTCGGTCCGCGTCCGCGATCAGCTCGGCTTCGGCAGACGGGTCAGGTGAGGTCATCGCGTGCCTGCTTTCTCGGATCGGAGGTTCGCGCTATCGAGGGGTGGTCGCCTGTCGGTCGCCCAGACGGCCAGCGCGCAGGCCGCGAATCCGGCCCCGAGGAGACTGGAGCCCGCCCAGCCGTGGGTGGTGAGGATGGCGGTGG from Nonomuraea polychroma encodes the following:
- a CDS encoding cupin domain-containing protein, whose translation is MSLTSPHTWDAVVVPEGSAEVVELSQGGAFRLLVDASATSRAFSANRLTLSLGVDGAKPHYHALSSELFYVLAGTTEFLLGERIVTAGRGSLVAVPPKVVHAFGAAPDSTADLLVIMAPGVERFEYFRRLGRISHGQDSFDSLLPEQDRFDVHFADSTAWPRARAR
- a CDS encoding MFS transporter: MTSRLVDRASAKAAVSVGAVSAAIRLGTLFGPAVFGVTAAGVALPEVALALRAGPAVAWVLTVHALALGIGTAVFGRLADSWGVRAALAVGSFVLAAGTLACFAAPNLGLLIAGRLVLAAGSGAMTSCALALLAAADTAERPKLLATYGGIMAIFAAGATLAGGIATTWLSWRVTLVLPALSLLAVPFCVPLATRRGSRRPIDAIGAALLTLAVSSLVLLIQSQALSLPLGAVAAIGGVVALCALGLNRRVRRRPEGFVPLPVATDAGFWLAALIGTGVYGGLFAMMYAAPQILGKTYGWAVLSIGFALLPGAVLGAVSSRRASRLGTVTSRRLLAGVAAATAAAMAIAGTAGGGPYILVAATSLALASFAVTQVVITGEMSARLPIPRRGAGMGLLNLTFFVGGGIGSAVAGALAPWMGLPGSVAATACFPLIAAVVALTRVRPPRQ
- a CDS encoding LysR family transcriptional regulator produces the protein MELRQLQYFVAVAEEGGFARAAERLNIVQSAVSQQVRRLERELGVRLFDRSTRHVRLSAAGERLLPEVRTVLGAADRLRGVAAGIADGTDGVLRLGAIHSTGDRLSRGLAELAVIAPRLRVRLKQAPPAERLAAVREGRLEAALVRAQAAVPGLRLIPVWTDPLFAALPADHVLAAEPRLRLEQLACLPLRLAPREKNPPFHDLITAACRAAGIAPPPGPPFTSLRETLSEMATDAPSWTVFYEVSGFPSVPGIAVRPLAEPAVVTSLAVRAAPLAAPIRQLLTALKPQLLPGQAPSATGGDPGG
- a CDS encoding helix-turn-helix domain-containing protein; amino-acid sequence: MVRPPLTPEERLRGEHLGHLLRQARGERSIVEVAAAAGMSAETLRKIETGRIATPAFFTIAALADVLGVSLDQLATRSTPAPT
- a CDS encoding radical SAM protein, whose amino-acid sequence is MGWDALPLVDAADDRPLIERRAVVRGDFLEMQARTMIERVPQAAGIAQRWAVSPYRGCAHACRGCGARAGHRRLGLDAGRDFDTRIVVKPNAVARLRADLARWGGEELAVGVSGDCYQAAEETYRLMPGVIGALAEAGVPFTVYTKGALVLRDAALLAEAGAQVAVSIAFVDERIRRAVEPGAPTAQARLELVSSLVEAGVAVRVLMAPVLPLLSDAADQLAATVRRIAGTGVRAVEPVVLRLPPGTRAWYLEWLGRAHPQLVTRYEELYDRSGLPSADYEGRITGQIAQLCRVYGMECGPVVAQRREPRVAQLALV
- a CDS encoding DMT family transporter — its product is MAWLLLALAIASEVLATSALKLSNGFTHLGWTLLVAAGYITSFTLLSQALKLHLEMGTAYAIWSGAGTAAIALIGAAFLGETLTPLKIAGILLIVGGVVVLNLAGGQ
- a CDS encoding TetR/AcrR family transcriptional regulator → MNRQPAPAPHTATQARGRRRRATLLDAAVDLLTEGGFAAITHRAVAQRARLPLAATTYYFTSRDQLLAEAFAQLVDTELATTRTWITDHGLTGLPDHLATADRTRQLGLWELYVHAGRDPALRQIARRWTDGCIHLIADALHLGHTDPRARLLYTTVSTLWLEHIVEQRPLDDTRSLLTLAIENTLRPP
- a CDS encoding GNAT family N-acetyltransferase yields the protein MLQPRYPITTERLLLRPFTEADLDAVHAYESRPDVARYLYWQPRDRDTSRTFLDKKITRTAVHDEGDALDLAITLRHTGPDNGRVIGSVLLIWTSKEHRQGEIGYILHPDHHGHGYAAEAARVMLHLGFHDLGLHRITGRLDARNTASARVLEKLHMRREATLIDNEFVKGEWASEAIYAILDTEWAA
- a CDS encoding DUF952 domain-containing protein; amino-acid sequence: MTIHHLALAADWHTAQHTGEYRISTLGRTLEEEGFIHCSRDLAQLRDVHTAYYLHVSAPLLILDIDPTGLDVRTENGYPHLYGPLPVTAVTAVRPYTTQPGTGQGDHRPQ
- a CDS encoding nuclear transport factor 2 family protein; its protein translation is MDTRTAAQRFADTWQHGWTHHDVDAITALYHDDAVHTSMPFRPPHHGKHAIADYIAWSFAGENDPTVAFATPIADGDHAVIEFRVHAHDNAGHPTTLAGCVIARFDTDGLAVETRDYWHTADGHL